A region from the Clostridium beijerinckii genome encodes:
- a CDS encoding transcriptional regulator, protein MKMNYEENAKIFKALSDASRLKIIDILSCGEKCACDILNHFDFTQPTLSHHMKVLIESGLVEARKEGLWSYYYLNVNNCNKLSLFLMNIVTETEECICKDKTKCICK, encoded by the coding sequence ATGAAGATGAATTATGAAGAAAATGCAAAAATATTTAAAGCATTATCTGATGCAAGTAGACTAAAAATAATTGATATATTATCTTGTGGCGAAAAGTGTGCATGTGATATTTTAAATCATTTTGATTTTACGCAACCAACACTTTCACATCATATGAAAGTATTAATTGAGTCTGGACTTGTAGAGGCTAGAAAGGAAGGACTTTGGAGTTATTATTATTTGAATGTTAACAATTGTAATAAGTTAAGTTTATTTTTAATGAATATTGTAACAGAAACTGAAGAATGTATTTGCAAGGATAAAACAAAATGTATTTGTAAATAA